Proteins encoded in a region of the Equus asinus isolate D_3611 breed Donkey chromosome X, EquAss-T2T_v2, whole genome shotgun sequence genome:
- the KLHL34 gene encoding kelch-like protein 34, whose amino-acid sequence MSYFLSYCKAHGGALLTGYQALRAEGFLCDVTLETEGSEFPAHRSLLACSSDYFRALFKSHTRESRASVIHLHVPSAAGLQRLLDFIYTAWLPLSMDTVEDTLEAASYLQVTEALGLCGRYLERQLGPENCCFAANVAARFGLVHTLGAAERCIVRHLRELLARGAGPAGLLELNPASLRAVLGAPDVARVPEAWLLGLALAWLRQEPKAERLAHCAALLERVRFGLVPADVLRRVYSGSGIALPARVKGLIIQALNYHTAPSRQPLVQGEQTSVRSPQTRILLVGGRRGPEVVMEEVAAPRGGAARGRGAAAEPEEEEEEEEEQLEEEEEEEEEWELTQDVVAFDVYNHRWRSLTRVPAPLLGHSVCAAGNFLFVLGGESPSGGASSPLADSPRAVSAQVHRYDPRFHAWTAVPAMREARAHFWCGAVGEGLLAVGGLGTDGEALASAEMYDLRRDRWTAAGALPRALHGHAGAVGDRGTVYISGGKAGRGEGGASSLRDLYALGPGERAWSKRASMSTARFGHHMAALRGAVFAFLGRYEPFSEIERYDPGADQWTRLRPLPYDRFCYGLAVVEETVLLLGGLKWRESRQVPTRNVVGYDLDLDRWEDIGCPLPWAWSGLQCAVLQLAEGGDEEREGEPGGAPDLMLGFMG is encoded by the coding sequence ATGAGTTACTTCCTGTCTTACTGCAAAGCTCACGGCGGCGCGCTGCTCACAGGCTACCAGGCCCTGCGCGCCGAGGGCTTCTTGTGCGACGTGACGCTGGAGACCGAGGGCAGCGAGTTCCCGGCGCACAGGTCGCTGCTCGCGTGTTCCAGCGACTACTTCAGGGCCCTGTTCAAGAGCCACACTCGGGAATCCCGAGCGAGCGTGATCCACCTGCACGTGCCGTCGGCGGCCGGCCTGCAGCGCCTGCTGGACTTCATCTACACCGCCTGGCTGCCACTCTCCATGGACACCGTGGAGGACACGCTGGAGGCCGCCAGCTACCTGCAGGTCACCGAGGCCCTGGGGCTGTGCGGCCGCTACCTGGAGCGCCAGCTGGGCCCGGAGAACTGCTGCTTCGCCGCCAACGTGGCGGCGCGCTTCGGCTTGGTGCACACGCTGGGCGCCGCCGAGCGCTGCATCGTGCGCCACCTGAGGGAGCTGCTGGCGCGGGGCGCGGGCCCCGCGGGGCTGCTGGAACTCAACCCCGCGTCGCTGAGGGCCGTGCTGGGCGCCCCCGACGTGGCGCGGGTGCCCGAGGCCTGGCTGCTGGGCTTGGCGCTGGCCTGGCTGCGGCAGGAGCCTAAGGCCGAACGCCTGGCTCACTGCGCCGCGCTGCTCGAGCGCGTCCGCTTCGGCCTGGTGCCCGCCGACGTGCTGCGGCGGGTGTACTCGGGCTCCGGCATCGCGCTGCCCGCCCGCGTCAAGGGCCTCATCATCCAGGCCCTCAACTACCACACGGCGCCCTCCCGCCAGCCGCTCGTGCAGGGCGAGCAGACCAGCGTCCGGAGCCCCCAAACCCGTATCTTGTTAGTCGGGGGGCGCAGGGGGCCGGAGGTGGTGATGGAGGAGGTCGCGGCCCCACGAGGCGGGGCAGCCAGGGGGAGGGGAGCCGCGGCGGAGcccgaggaggaggaagaggaagaagaggagcagctggaggaggaggaggaggaggaggaggagtgggagcTCACCCAGGACGTGGTGGCCTTCGACGTGTACAACCACCGCTGGCGCAGCCTCACGCGAGTGCCTGCACCACTCCTGGGGCACAGCGTTTGCGCCGCCGGCAACTTCCTGTTCGTCCTGGGCGGGGAGAGCCCCTCGGGCGGCGCCTCGTCTCCCCTGGCCGACAGCCCGCGGGCGGTCTCAGCCCAAGTGCACCGTTACGACCCGCGCTTCCACGCTTGGACAGCAGTGCCCGCCATGCGGGAAGCGCGGGCCCACTTCTGGTGCGGCGCCGTGGGCGAGGGGCTCCTGGCCGTCGGGGGCCTGGGCACGGACGGCGAGGCGCTGGCCTCGGCGGAGATGTACGACCTGCGCCGGGACCGCTGGACGGCGGCCGGGGCGCTGCCGCGGGCGCTCCATGGCCACGCGGGGGCCGTCGGGGACCGCGGCACCGTGTACATCTCGGGGGGCAAGGCAGGGAGAGGCGAGGGCGGCGCGAGCAGCCTCCGGGACTTGTACGCTCTGGGCCCCGGGGAGCGGGCGTGGAGTAAGAGGGCGTCCATGAGCACAGCCCGCTTCGGGCACCACATGGCGGCCCTGCGTGGCGCGGTGTTCGCCTTTCTGGGGCGCTACGAGCCCTTCTCCGAGATCGAGCGCTACGACCCCGGCGCGGACCAGTGGACTCGGCTGCGGCCGCTGCCCTACGACCGCTTCTGCTACGGGTTGGCGGTGGTGGAGGAGACGGTGCTGCTGCTGGGCGGCCTCAAGTGGCGGGAGTCGCGCCAGGTGCCTACCCGCAACGTAGTGGGCTATGACCTCGACCTAGACCGCTGGGAGGACATCGGCTGCCCACTGCCTTGGGCCTGGAGCGGCCTGCAGTGTGCAGTGCTGCAGCTGGCCGAGGGAGGGGacgaggagagggagggagagcctgGAGGGGCGCCAGATTTAATGTTGGGTTTCATGGGTTAG